The stretch of DNA AAGTACGCCGTGAACGCCGGTAGTGCTTCGGGCATGAACTGGCACATTAATAATAAGAACGGAAACGTCGGCTCCGGTTCTGCAAGTGACGCAGACATCGACGCCGCCTTCGCCCTAATCATGGCATCCAAGCAATGGGGCTCCGCCACCTACTTGAACGACGCCAAGACGCTTATTAGCTGGATGAAATCCAAGGACATGGAAAGCGACGGTCGCGTAAAGGCCGGTAGCAACTGGAACCCGGCCCTGAACTCGAGCTACGTGATTCCGGCAGCATTCAAGCTTTTTGCCGAAGTGACCGGAGATTCCTTCTGGGAAACCGCAATCACTACAAACCTCAAGCACGTTTCGCAGTGCCAAAACGCAAGTTCCGGCCTTATGCCTGACTGGTGCGATTGGTCTAGCCACAAGGCCGCAAGCAACACGGGCGCCCAAGTTTCGGGCGGCGACGCCGGATTCTTCGACGACGCGGCACGCACCCCCTGGCGCATGGCCATGGCCTACAACTGGTACGGAATCAAGGAAGCCAAGGATATCAACGACAAGATTCTCCCCTGGCTTGACAAAACCACCTACGGAAACGCCAACTTTATTTGGCCCGGCTACAACCTCGAAGGTACCAGCAGCCCTTATTCCTTCTTTACGACATCGACCTTTGTGGGCGGCCTCGGCCTAGCCATGGGTTCCGCAGACGATCCCAAGGACTATCTTGAATCGGTATACACCGTCCTTGCCAACTCCGAAGGCGCAAAGCAGGCCAATTCCACCAAGGGCGAAAAGTATTACCCCGCAACGCTCAATATTTTGTACATGCTCTCCATGAGCGGCAACATGCCGAACCTCAACGACATGGCCTCTGCCGAAAAGTACACGCTCTCTAGCATTAGGGTCCCCCAAATGCCTGCAGGCACCCTGATGCCCGTCAATTCTGGCGCCTCTCTCTGGGGTTACGAAAACTGGGGCACCTTTGCCGACAAATACGGGACGACACTCATGATGCCCGATTCCGGAAGCTCGGGACTTTTCCAGCAAGCCGACGGCAAGTATTGCGTCGCTGCCGAAATGTTCATCGCTCCCGAACCGACCTACGAAGCAGGCAAGGACCTGATATACCCGTTTGCAGGAATCGCCCTGTCGTTTGACAAGGAAGACGGCTACTACGACCTGACCGACGTGGCCACCATCCGCATCAGCTACGCAAGCAAGGGCGTAATCCGATTCGCCATTTTGGACCAGCAAACCATTCTCAACGGTGACGAAGGTGGCGAAGCAGGGTACTTCTTGCACCCCACCGACGGACAAACCATTGAAATTGACGTTACCGACAACAATTTCGGCATGGATTACGAAGATTACCTGCTCGACAAGTTCGTGACCCCCTCCTGGGTAGGCGGAACCGCCGACCGTGACGCAATCATGAAGGCCGTTCGCGGATTCAAGTTCGAACCCAAGATGAGCAAGGGCGGTTTTGGATCCATTGCGATTGCCTCGTTCGAACTTCTGGACGCCCAGGGTCAACTCATCACGAAACTGACCAACGGAGACCTAAACAACATCAATTTGAAGCCGGCTGCCGTTAGCCGCCATGTTTACATGAACGGGACCGACATCGTTTACACGAATCTCGCCAAAAACACCCGTTTGGAAGTGTTTGACATGAACGGAACCCGAGTCGCAAGCAAAAAACTGGAACTTTCTGGCTCAGTTGCTATCGACCAGATTACCCCGGCCAAGGGCAACTATGTTGCAGTTGTAAAGGGTAAGGGCTATAAGCAAACATTCCGTATTCACAGGTAAACAATATTTTAGGGGACAAATACCCCTATTTTTATTAAATTAAGGTAACTTTGTTTATTGGATGGGTAACAGAAAAAGGGATTTTATAAGGGAAAAATTATGAAGGCAACAAAACTTATCCCCTGCCTCCTTGCAATGGCCGCTCTGCCGGCACTTGCCAGTGGCACAACCGCAGTTCCGAAACGCGTAGGTCCCGTAAGCTATTACGGCGCCCTCCACACCAGTGGCGGAAAAATCATTGGTGCAAAGAACAACCAGGAAGCCGTGCTTCGCGGCATGAGCCTTTTCTGGTCCGACGCAACGGGTATTCCGTACTACAACAAGAACGTGATTAGCTGGGCCGCCGAAAACCTGAACATGGATGTGTTCCGTTTTGCCATGGGTATTACCTATTACGATAGCGATGGTGGCACCTCCAACGCCCTCGACAAGAGCTACTCTTACGCAGGCGCCCCCGACCAGTACATTGGCGTGATCGACCGCATGGTCGAAGCCGCTGTCGAAAACGACATCTATATCATTCTTGACTGGCACAGCCACCGTGCCGATAGCGAACAGGCTATCGCCAAGGAATTCTTCAAGACCATGGCCGAAAAGTACAAGAATGTTCCGAACGTCATTTACGAAATCTTCAACGAACCTGTTCACCAGGGTTGGGGCACTGTCCAGAGCTACGCTAACTCCGTTATCCCGGGCATCCGCAACAACACCGAAAACCTGGTGCTCGTCGGAACCCCGAGCTGGTCTCAGATGACCCAGTACGGTGGCGTTCAAGGCACGAACGTGGGCTACGTGCTCCACTTCTATGCCGGCACCCACAGCGTAGGCTCCTATGGTGGCCGCGCTACCCAGGCAAAGTCCGCTGGTAA from uncultured Fibrobacter sp. encodes:
- a CDS encoding glycosyl hydrolase family 8; protein product: MLNKKLFSFLAPAAIAAMCTTPAQAAPQYPFPQQVKYKYGNTATYVDPSVIQAHFNDWKSAWYEDMGNGTARVISPNDSAEMTVSEGVAYGMMIMVYMSNAQNDHQAEFDKLWAYWKKYAVNAGSASGMNWHINNKNGNVGSGSASDADIDAAFALIMASKQWGSATYLNDAKTLISWMKSKDMESDGRVKAGSNWNPALNSSYVIPAAFKLFAEVTGDSFWETAITTNLKHVSQCQNASSGLMPDWCDWSSHKAASNTGAQVSGGDAGFFDDAARTPWRMAMAYNWYGIKEAKDINDKILPWLDKTTYGNANFIWPGYNLEGTSSPYSFFTTSTFVGGLGLAMGSADDPKDYLESVYTVLANSEGAKQANSTKGEKYYPATLNILYMLSMSGNMPNLNDMASAEKYTLSSIRVPQMPAGTLMPVNSGASLWGYENWGTFADKYGTTLMMPDSGSSGLFQQADGKYCVAAEMFIAPEPTYEAGKDLIYPFAGIALSFDKEDGYYDLTDVATIRISYASKGVIRFAILDQQTILNGDEGGEAGYFLHPTDGQTIEIDVTDNNFGMDYEDYLLDKFVTPSWVGGTADRDAIMKAVRGFKFEPKMSKGGFGSIAIASFELLDAQGQLITKLTNGDLNNINLKPAAVSRHVYMNGTDIVYTNLAKNTRLEVFDMNGTRVASKKLELSGSVAIDQITPAKGNYVAVVKGKGYKQTFRIHR